The genomic window TTGGAACCGTCTCGCTCCCCTAACTCACGCACTGCTTTCGCGACCGCTCGCGAAACGTCCACATCGGAAGCGATTCGCAAAACTTTATTCTGCAAACCTCCTGGATCCTTGTACGAACTCTGTCCCTTGTTATAAACCTTCAAAACAACACCCTCACGCACTGCCCGCTCCAACCGCTCCGACACAACATCCTCATGATAATTATGGTGCTGTCTGATTGCATGACATATCCTCTCCACACTCGGCCTCTGCTTTTGAGACCTTATCTTATGAATCGCCTCAAGAATCCATCGCTTCCACACTTCTTTTCCGACGTCGTCTGGTTCGCTCATTTTTgtcaacaattattttgttcggccgtcaaagtaacggtacggtaTTGCAGCTAGAGATGTGTCAACACCCATCGTATTTTGGCGCCTCGAGCGAAattccattttataaaatggaaCTTCGCCGGAAGCGACCGGTAAATTCGGCCGCGGTGAGGGACGCCAGTTTACAGCATGTCCCAAACACCGTCGACAGTGGATGACACATCGGGCCTCGCGAGCGGGTTTTGGCGGAGCGAGCATCCGACGGCGGCCATCTTGTGGCGATCTCAATTTACGTAGCGAACAAATACACGCGACGTAAATAATGTTACTACAATTAACAAGTTCACTATATTCATCAAATAACGACTTCCACCATCACAATTAACGAACTAAGTTTcacaaatatgaaaataaaactaaaatacggCAAAGTTCGTTCCGGTTCTTTTTTCACAATGCGCCTTCACCAAACAAACAACACAGTTATGTAGTTTctattagattaatattttattattattttgcattataATGATGCATAATAATagtcatgtaatttaaattttgcaaaatTTTGTTGAAAACATTCACAAAACACTAACAAAAGGCTCTTCAAAATGGCTATCAATCAGTTTCCTtgctataagaaaaaataattttgatatccTGTCCGTCACAATTGTATTgccatttttaattgaaatttacttCATAATTAATGATCTTTTGATTGTCTATGGTTATTCAAGTTTAAGTAAAGTTACTATGACAAAAATATGtgatctaataataaataaaacaattcaattgaatataaatgttattgcttacaatatacgtattaatgatataaattattttaaaaactgttaGTAGCATTCATGTAGTAACAACATTTGATTAAATGTGTGAACGTTAtggcaacattttatttaatttaaccagTTACTGCTGCAGGTCTTGCAACTCAGCAGAATTCAAAAAGTAGGGTCAAGGGAGTGACTCCACTATTGAAGAAACATCCAGGTGGCGCTGCGATCAAGGGATGCCGTAAATattgtagtaaaaataaaatgttcggtCTTCAAAGTGCCAGCGAAGAGTGCTATTCCCAAGAGACTATTAAATTCTTCGCATATgtgtataaaaaacatttcaaacaaCAGCACATTCTCCAAAAGTATATCAGGCATgacgaaaaattaaattcttttatacATGCAGCGATGTTGGATATGAAAGAGATTAGTTATTAGAAAAAACCTTAACCTAACCAAaccaaatcttagatttacgtatttcatgcgatttgcttacggttacgattaatatatctttatttataatacaactattacacttaactaaaTATTCCACTTTAAATTGACTTTAAATATTcagattgtataaaaaaaaaaatttgagaTTTTAACCTACTCCAACTTTTGTGAATGGGGTTTCATTGCAAGCCTAGCGCTAgaaaagtactttaaaaaaaaaagtggatGTCTTCTTGATTAATAAggaaatttttgaatttgagctaaaataagtaaatactggttttgcttaattatattattcactaaacttgtttttttttttcattaaacaaaCGGAATGTATAGgatatattatgaatgtttGGATTCAATGCCCGTGTGATACGCATGCGCGACCGTCGTCATCATTGTCGCACCGGGTATCCCTCGATCGCAGCGACCGTAGCAGCTTAGCGCGTAAAGAGGCCACGTCAAAACCCAACATTGATAGACCTGTATTTAATACCGTTTATGTaaccattaaaatgtttttccaACAAGATTACAGGACTAAATGTTAAGACAATTCATCTTTAATAATaggtcttaattaaaaaaattacaataaatcaccaacaaaattgtttcaattatgtgttactatgtatataaatatatgaaatttttattgtatttgggAATGATTATTTCATTCcagcttaatataaaattattctaataagaTTTCGTTTTTTCAATTGcttcctattttttttatattattatatttatttgaattaatcatttataataaagaatgacaattaataaatttataatttattttgtaattattatattaaaacacagGCACCTAATCCATGTATattcattgttaaaaaatagCAATGTCAATACTCGTCATTAAAATTAGCGGGTTTTTtatgaaagtttattttgtaaacaaagtaacgcattttttactttcatttaattaaatatatgtaggctgaataaaaagtgttttatcataatcacaatttaataaagaagGAATTTTGTAATCACCGCctcatttactttaaaatatagaatcaGATAAGCTTAATGAGAATCAcgcaatttaataatcaaaatggGGTAAGATATCATTTTTGCTAACTACcttactatacaaatattaccactaaaatattaaacaaattcttatacttataaacttacgctttttaaaatatatacatattttcttcaattagttaagttaaacttaataatttagcCCAAAATGTGTAACTTACATCAAACTAAATCTTGAAATGTAGGTCATCTTAAAGCCTCATAATATCTTCTCTTACAAAAAAACTACATtcggagaaaaaaaaaaacaaaaatagtagaaaaagttttattcacatcaattattaatataaacataagtacaacaataatattacttttaaagtgATTCTGCATTTCGAATAcacaatatttaactaaattaaagtCACACATCTATTTATTGCTGTTACCTTACAGGAAAAACAGGAATGTACTACTGAAGGCCAAAGATCGAAATGAAATACCCAATTTCATTTGCAGGATAAATCCAGACATATATTCAATTCGGGTAACGCGtagcattagtaaaataatgaaCTCTTTAAAAGATTTCACCATTGTCGAGGTGTATAGATGTATGCCTCTCTTGGGTGACGAAGGAAATGTGCCAAATTGGCAAGTCCATCTGATAAAGTATTCGATAGTATTTAAACAGATAgacatttaaagtaaataaaaagcaaaaaataagACAACTAACTAAGAGGGATTTATTTAAGTCCCTAAACAGAAATTGAGGTATCATTTAAATCGTAcacattaattgtatattactaTTATCAACAATCAAAAtctgcatttaaaaaaatatttccattttcaaCTTGttaagtatgtacatataaaagcttaaaaacatttaatagtttatatgccatttattactattatttgatTGTCTTGTTACTAACGTTATAATTGTTACAGTTTTCTGAGTttgtttttttgacatattatttatgtaattttagtttataaattgttaaaagctattttgtttaaattggtCGGTCTACctagtttttattacaaaaaactgAATATCCaaataaacttgttttattagtatttcaaTGTAAAACAATTTCCTGCAGTATTGATATAAACACTATTTATTCGTTATTTCTGTTATCAgatctatttaaaatactaatggGTAATATAAGCCTTTGGGTGAGGTCACACAGCCAGTgagaaagaaatttaaaaataaattaatctgattaGTGACTAAAAAAGGATCAACTTttcgttaaataattaagtGCCAAGATATTAAAGTTGGGTTAATTAagctttgattatatatatctaaGGTATAAATGCTACCTACCTAAGAGGAGAGGGGTCTTGAGACTCAGCCTCTTCatgatttaatcatttaaaactttCATTGACTActcaaaatatatgcaaattttGTTATCTTGTATCCACtggtaatagttttataaacattgtacATTAAACAAATTGTTGTTTAGTTAAGAGAACAAGTATCATTGGAAGAACTTTTAAATGAtcataataagaattaatattatggttagaaatataaaacatttaagtttaatttatatttgaatcgttagtcttatttatttcaagaacTCAAGAGCATTCTCATATAGCATAACAAGTAGAAGTTTACTGGTGTCTATGTGATACAAATGTACAGTGAGTAAAGGGGCATTTACTCCTTatgcattatattatatgagaATATTACAACTGTTTATTAAGATGGCGACAGGTGCCGAAATATTGTCatgattcataaatattaattaatcttgtcATTTTTTAGACACAAGTATAAGcttgtaaaactttttaatttattttctttattttaaatttcgaattaattttaaaagacgAAAAAATAAGCTTAAGTTTGGCAAAACTAGGTTagtatggaaataaaaaaacctaagCAAAATCAATACATGTGTATCACAATAACAGTAAGACTTTGTggtcagtttattttatttaatattaagtatttgttatactcaaaatattaattttagcttTATGCactctatctatatataaactaCAAGGTATACAAAACATCTGCCcatcatattatacatataattctcATATATGCATGAATATGTGCATGTCACAAAACTCGCTAATCGGTTgcatggatttttttttgtatttgagtAAGTCTCTGGGTGGTATAAAATAGAGCCCGTAGGTGGCGCTACGATCGCATTCTAGggtctatgaaaaaaaaaaaaaaaaaattcatttttacGAAGTCAGAACGGAcaacgattataaatatataaacatgctACAGTTAAttaccaatatataatattaactgttaACAATAAAGTTATCTCAATTATCAATTGCCATATTTAAAcaggattattaaataattatttaagtaaatgttaAGCAAAATTATtggtttgtaattattttgcaGATATTCAACCAGACAtcgctttaaattaaaatttgtagtgaaacattattttataaatggtttGCATATTATTGGTTTTAAAAGGGATTTAGtttgcaaaaattataaaattttatttcttacccAACTGACAGCTTAATGattcaaaaaataacttttgtattCTACGTCTACATCTAACTAAAATGTAGTAATAACATCTGATGACTACTACAGACACTAATAAACTGtgaaaaaaacatgttatattatataattgtacaatTTGTGTAGTTTTCAACCCCTATTAGTTGGTATTGCAATTTGATATGTCTTTAAGCTATTTATCCTAAATTATTAACTTTCTCTAAAGTCACTGATACCGCTGAATGTACAACCAGAATGTTGTATCACATGAGTCGCACTGTATATACCACACTTGACACAAGTCTCCCAAGGTTTCTCCAGGACCATTTGACTTAGGAAACCCCCTGTGAAAGCATCCCCTGCCCCATTTGTATCCACAATTTGCTCCCTGGATAGTTTTTCTACGGGAACCAGGGTCACCTTCGATCCCTCTACCAGAATCACTGGGTCTTTACCCTGGGTTATCACAACGACTCTTTGCCTAGACGAGTTCATTTTGGGTAGTGCCGCTATTTTCAAAGCTACCCCTTGAAGATCGGTTTCTGTGATGTTGAACGCTTTAGCGAATGCATCTGCTTCCTGTAACATCATATGAGCttgttaaatttcaattatattggAATACCTTACTCACCTGACATTTACTTCAGTGATACAAAACGATAGCATATAAATGTGTGTTATTCAggataatgtatattttgtggtGGCGATTTTAGTAATGTGTGCGTGCGTGACTACATCGACCTATTGAAACGTGTGCTGTTTCGCTAAAAATGCCCATATTCTTAGCGAATCATGTCCTCACGCTTCGCATATAGAGTCTACATGTGCTTAGATATTCAATcagttattacactggctcactcagcattcaattaaataaatataagtattattgtttctaaataataattggtgACTActctttttaaattctaattaatataactagAATTTGCCTGGATTTTAACCAGACTTCGTTCAAAATTCTCATTTCAActtccaataaaatttatttcattaattaatttcgctAAAATCTACACAtgatatttaactaacaaaatCCTTTTAAAAATCCTGTAATTTGTTATCCGATCTTTGAACGAAAAAGTGGAatactgttgtattataaaaaaaaaagtttctagtgcataatatagcagagctaatAGCAATGGAATATGTAAacttaaggtttgtttatctttacatcTTTAGCCGTTGAAATAGCCTAAAGTCTATAATCTTAATAAACGGACCATCTTTATCGGACTATGTAAATCCTAAAATAAGCGCGTTCAAACAAACTGTTCAGATTTAAATACTAGCATAGAGAATATTCTTACCGATTCATTTCCGAACAAAACATCGACGTAGGGCAACATCTCTTCCAAAGGCTCTTTGTAGAACTGCGACACGAAGGGCGCACTCAAGTTCATGATGAACGTGTGCTTCTTTTCGTGTGCGTGCTTCGCGAGCAACATTATAGATTCTGGCGACACCGCCACAAAGAAGCCCTGGAAGAATTttgaaaatcataataaataaaaattaatacttttccTCTATGCCTTTGTATAATACTCATCTTGTAATTGTGATAAAACTTTGGTGAAGTATTCTGCGACAATAAAGGGCGACTGGGTccaaaaaattatttctttgcaTGCAAAGACCGGACGAGTAGCTAAATATTTTCTTGGACCGATAATAATATCTGTCTCTCTATTGACAAGCAGGTGAGTAGTCTTGGCCTCAGTGGCAACAGAGTCAGgaggacatttaaaaaaaacgttttaataagatattagaAAAACGAATAATCTCAAACTCACTGATGCATAAAAGAACTTTGCGCTTTCAATGCTCTTCCGACACTCCTCTTTAGCCAGATGGTCCGGAGTGAACTTCTGTGCCGCCGCCAGGTTTGCACACAGCGAACGATGTGTGCCCGTCACAAGAACGGCACATGTTCCCGTGGGAGCCTCCTCAGTCACTTGGTAGTGGACGGTTACACCCTCagcactaaaataaatattttcgtatttaggACCAAAAGCATTTTTTTGGAGCATTTAAATGGAGTGTGATTCATTTATAAAGGATCGCTGACTTTTCTGTAGTTTTCGCTTGTCATTTTGGAAATATACAAATCTCTCATACGTTTTTTTGTATCCACTATTGTAATGGCAACATTCGTTTGAAAAGCGCCTGGATGTTATAATAATGCACCTCGTGTAAATTGGACAATTATTACTAAGACTATATCAGCAGCGAACGCAATGCCTGATTTATGATATCGGTGAAcctcttatttttatttcattaacccGACTAATaaagcgaattaaaaaaaaatacttgtcatttattttaagtatattatacaacatttatttattaacattgaatatCATAACAACCAGACAATGCATCTTCTATTGAGCTTGTATAATGAAACTCATGAAACACTTGtacaaatagtattaataatgaGTGCGTTATATCATCCGATTTAAAT from Vanessa tameamea isolate UH-Manoa-2023 chromosome 17, ilVanTame1 primary haplotype, whole genome shotgun sequence includes these protein-coding regions:
- the LOC113404369 gene encoding uncharacterized protein LOC113404369, which codes for MDSSCPCDKEGMLVGIGNPLLDISAIVDEELLKKYGLHPDDAIMAEAKHMPLYRELVEKYNAEFIAGGSVQNSLRGVQWILKKPNICSYFGCVGNDDYAKILSDRAIAEGVTVHYQVTEEAPTGTCAVLVTGTHRSLCANLAAAQKFTPDHLAKEECRKSIESAKFFYASGFFVAVSPESIMLLAKHAHEKKHTFIMNLSAPFVSQFYKEPLEEMLPYVDVLFGNESEADAFAKAFNITETDLQGVALKIAALPKMNSSRQRVVVITQGKDPVILVEGSKVTLVPVEKLSREQIVDTNGAGDAFTGGFLSQMVLEKPWETCVKCGIYSATHVIQHSGCTFSGISDFRES